From a region of the Podarcis muralis chromosome 16, rPodMur119.hap1.1, whole genome shotgun sequence genome:
- the LOC114586848 gene encoding uncharacterized protein LOC114586848 has translation MVSCGPSCAVPSIASCPTVGFGSAGSLGSGGLGYGGFGYGGLGSAGFGYGGLGHGGFGYGSGYGIGSGASTNSAQLGTLDGIIPQPINQIPPAEVVIQPPACVVTIPGPILSASCEPVAVGGNTPCAVGGLAGGFGGYGGGLLGSYGGYGLGSGSFRRGGIIGRKSLVGRCGSVCL, from the coding sequence atggtttcctgtggCCCATCCTGTGCTGTCCCATCCATTGCTTCCTGCCCCACTGTTGGGTTTGGATCAGCAGGAAGTCTTGGCTCCGGAGGTCTTGGCTATGGTGGTTTTGGCTATGGAGGCCTTGGCTCTGCCGGTTTTGGCTATGGCGGTCTTGGCCATGGTGGCTTTGGCTATGGCAGTGGTTATGGCATTGGTTCAGGAGCAAGCACCAACTCAGCACAGCTTGGCACCTTGGATGGGATTATCCCACAACCCATCAACCAGATCCCACCAGCAGAGGTCGTGATCCAGCCACCTGCCTGCGTTGTGACCATCCCAGGGCCCATCCTCTCTGCCAGCTGTGAGCCTGTGGCTGTCGGAGGCAACACTCCATGTGCCGTTGGTGGGCTGGCAGGAGGCTTTGGTGGCTATGGGGGTGGCCTTCTTGGAAGCTATGGGGGTTATGGCTTGGGCTCTGGCAGCTTCAGAAGGGGTGGAATCATTGGAAGGAAGTCTCTTGTGGGACGTTGTGGGAGCGTTTGCTTGTAG